From the Cryptomeria japonica chromosome 2, Sugi_1.0, whole genome shotgun sequence genome, one window contains:
- the LOC131873692 gene encoding rust resistance kinase Lr10-like, giving the protein MGSLLLFLNRKRCLPTSSHNPDLSNVEKFLQDYVHQMPCRYSYSQLTKISNNFAHRVGEGGFGVVYKGKLSTGDLVAVKILDQSRHSENQFMNEVATIGRIHHVHLVRLMGYCYEEHRNALVYEYMDNGSLDKFIFAGREKEQILNWAQLDSIALGAARGIAYLHQDCDNRIIHFDIKPHNILLDEEFTPKVADFGLAKICGKKKDHISMTAARGTPGYAAPEVWNRNLGPVTDKSDVYSFGMVLLEMVGGRKNVGVQVSRSSQLYFPEWAFKLMENEQLERVLRGSGKAEIECEEKEKAIRLAKVGLWCIQYNSRDRPSMSRVVQMLEGNGDDITNPSLPFNSSIRAAPSIDSSEESSV; this is encoded by the coding sequence ATGGGATCATTACTTCTGTTCCTTAATCGGAAGAGGTGTTTACCCACTTCCTCTCACAATCCTGATCTTTCTAACGTGGAGAAATTCCTGCAAGATTATGTTCATCAAATGCCATGTAGATATTCATACTCTCAGCTGACGAAGATCAGCAATAACTTTGCACACAGAGTTGGGGAAGGAGGTTTTGGTGTAGTCTATAAAGGGAAACTATCTACTGGCGATCTGGTGGCCGTAAAAATACTTGATCAGTCTAGGCACTCTGAGAACCAATTCATGAATGAAGTAGCAACCATCGGAAGGATCCATCATGTCCATTTGGTTCGCCTCATGGGATATTGCTATGAAGAACACAGAAACGCATTGGTGTATGAGTACATGGATAATGGATCTCTAGACAAGTTTATATTTGCAGGAAGAGAGAAGGAACAAATCCTCAATTGGGCACAGCTGGATTCAATTGCCTTAGGTGCAGCTCGTGGAATCGCCTATTTACACCAAGATTGTGACAATCGTATCATTCATTTCGACATAAAACCCCACAACATATTACTGGATGAAGAGTTCACACCAAAGGTAGCTGATTTCGGTCTGGCTAAAATCTGTGGGAAGAAAAAGGATCATATATCAATGACAGCAGCAAGAGGAACACCAGGATATGCTGCGCCAGAGGTTTGGAATAGAAATTTGGGACCTGTAACGGACAAGTCAGATGTTTACAGTTTTGGAATGGTATTATTGGAGATGGTCGGAGGAAGAAAGAATGTTGGTGTGCAGGTAAGCCGGTCCAGTCAATTGTATTTTCCGGAGTGGGCATTCAAGTTGATGGAGAATGAGCAGTTGGAGAGGGTGTTGAGAGGAAGTGGTAAGGCAGAAATAGAATGTGAAGAGAAGGAGAAAGCTATAAGGCTGGCCAAAGTAGGACTGTGGTGCATTCAGTACAATTCAAGAGATCGACCGAGCATGAGCAGAGTGGTTCAAATGTTGGAAGGAAATGGTGATGATATAACCAATCCTTCCCTGCCTTTCAATTCATCAATTAGGGCTGCACCTTCAATAGATTCAAGTGAAGAGTCTTCTGTGTAG